A single genomic interval of Peromyscus leucopus breed LL Stock chromosome 7, UCI_PerLeu_2.1, whole genome shotgun sequence harbors:
- the LOC114690951 gene encoding phospholipid scramblase 1 isoform X1: MEKQSMQTEAPQPGTHLPAGYAPQYPPGAFQGPPEQNGFPTPQYGYQGPQGPYPGPQGPYAGPQAGYPVPPGGYAGAGPSGFPVQNQPAYNHPGGPGGTPWMPAPPPPLNCPPGLEYLTQIDQILVHQQIELLEVLTGFETNNKYEIKNSLGQRVYFAVEDTDCCTRNCCGAARPFTLRILDNLGREVMTLERPLRCSSCCFPCCLQEIEIQAPPGVPVGYVTQTWHPCLPKFTLQNEKRQDVLKVVGPCVVCSCCSDIDFELKSLDEGSVVGKISKQWSGFVREAFTDADNFGIQFPLDLDVKMKAVMLGACFLIDFMFFEKTGNEEQRAGVW, from the exons ATGGAGAAGCAAA GCATGCAAACAGAGGCTCCTCAGCCAGGAACACACTTGCCGGCTGGGTATGCCCCTCAGTATCCACCGGGAGCCTTCCAAG GACCTCCAGAACAGAATGGCTTCCCTACACCCCAGTATGGCTACCAAGGACCCCAAGGTCCTTACCCAGGGCCCCAGGGTCCCTATGCAGGGCCTCAAGCTGGCTACCCAGTCCCACCAGGAGGCTATGCAGGTGCTGGCCCAAGTGGCTTTCCTGTCCAAAATCAGCCAGCGTACAATCATCCAGGTGGGCCTGGAGGGACCCCATGGATGCCAGCACCGCCTCCTCCACTGAACTGTCCACCTGGGTTGGAGTACTTAACTCAG ATAGATCAGATTCTGGTTCATCAGCAAATTGAACTTCTGGAAG TCTTAACAGGCTTTGAAACGAATAACAAATATGAAATCAAGAACAGCCTTGGGCAGAGAGTTTACTTTGCTGTGGAAGATACTGACTGCTGTACTCGAAACTGCTGTGGAGCAGCAAGACCTTTCACCTTGAGGATCCTGGATAATCTGGGCCGAGAAGTCATGACTCTGGAGAGACCCCTGAGATGCAGTAGCTGTTGCTTCCCCTGCTGCCTCCAGGAG ATAGAAATCCAAGCTCCTCCTGGTGTGCCGGTCGGTTATGTGACTCAGACCTGGCACCCTTGTCTGCCAAAGTTCACTCTCCAAAACGAGAAGAGGCAGGATGTTCTAAAAGTTGTTGGTCCTTGTGTTGTGTGCAGCTGCTGTTCAGACATTGACTTTGAG CTCAAATCTCTAGATGAAGGATCTGTAGTTGGCAAAATTTCCAAGCAGTGGTCTGGTTTTGTGAGAGAGGCCTTCACAGATGCAGATAACTTTGGGATCCAGTTTCCCCTAGACCTTGATGTGAAGATGAAGGCTGTGATGCTTGGAGCGTGTTTCCTCATT gatttcatgttttttgaaaaaaCTGGAAACGAGGAACAAAGAGCAGGAGTATGGTAG
- the LOC114690951 gene encoding phospholipid scramblase 1 isoform X2 → MQTEAPQPGTHLPAGYAPQYPPGAFQGPPEQNGFPTPQYGYQGPQGPYPGPQGPYAGPQAGYPVPPGGYAGAGPSGFPVQNQPAYNHPGGPGGTPWMPAPPPPLNCPPGLEYLTQIDQILVHQQIELLEVLTGFETNNKYEIKNSLGQRVYFAVEDTDCCTRNCCGAARPFTLRILDNLGREVMTLERPLRCSSCCFPCCLQEIEIQAPPGVPVGYVTQTWHPCLPKFTLQNEKRQDVLKVVGPCVVCSCCSDIDFELKSLDEGSVVGKISKQWSGFVREAFTDADNFGIQFPLDLDVKMKAVMLGACFLIDFMFFEKTGNEEQRAGVW, encoded by the exons ATGCAAACAGAGGCTCCTCAGCCAGGAACACACTTGCCGGCTGGGTATGCCCCTCAGTATCCACCGGGAGCCTTCCAAG GACCTCCAGAACAGAATGGCTTCCCTACACCCCAGTATGGCTACCAAGGACCCCAAGGTCCTTACCCAGGGCCCCAGGGTCCCTATGCAGGGCCTCAAGCTGGCTACCCAGTCCCACCAGGAGGCTATGCAGGTGCTGGCCCAAGTGGCTTTCCTGTCCAAAATCAGCCAGCGTACAATCATCCAGGTGGGCCTGGAGGGACCCCATGGATGCCAGCACCGCCTCCTCCACTGAACTGTCCACCTGGGTTGGAGTACTTAACTCAG ATAGATCAGATTCTGGTTCATCAGCAAATTGAACTTCTGGAAG TCTTAACAGGCTTTGAAACGAATAACAAATATGAAATCAAGAACAGCCTTGGGCAGAGAGTTTACTTTGCTGTGGAAGATACTGACTGCTGTACTCGAAACTGCTGTGGAGCAGCAAGACCTTTCACCTTGAGGATCCTGGATAATCTGGGCCGAGAAGTCATGACTCTGGAGAGACCCCTGAGATGCAGTAGCTGTTGCTTCCCCTGCTGCCTCCAGGAG ATAGAAATCCAAGCTCCTCCTGGTGTGCCGGTCGGTTATGTGACTCAGACCTGGCACCCTTGTCTGCCAAAGTTCACTCTCCAAAACGAGAAGAGGCAGGATGTTCTAAAAGTTGTTGGTCCTTGTGTTGTGTGCAGCTGCTGTTCAGACATTGACTTTGAG CTCAAATCTCTAGATGAAGGATCTGTAGTTGGCAAAATTTCCAAGCAGTGGTCTGGTTTTGTGAGAGAGGCCTTCACAGATGCAGATAACTTTGGGATCCAGTTTCCCCTAGACCTTGATGTGAAGATGAAGGCTGTGATGCTTGGAGCGTGTTTCCTCATT gatttcatgttttttgaaaaaaCTGGAAACGAGGAACAAAGAGCAGGAGTATGGTAG